A single region of the Streptomyces vilmorinianum genome encodes:
- a CDS encoding tannase/feruloyl esterase family alpha/beta hydrolase, which yields MRLIRGVPLLAVLLTGLTVVGPAAPAGAEPGPPADCAGRHRIHVPGAEHQETVCLGDLTTAGLAGTPYTDMADQAGLAAKGTTNPSGVPGIQIDGYFPDDSRLNATHGWAHDAQFVIRLPEKWNGGLVVTGAPGTRRQYSTDALISDHVLAQGFAYAATDKGNTGPDFFTDGREPGDAVAEWNHRVTELTKAAKKAVRQRYGRAPQRTYMTGISNAGYLTRWQLENRPELYDGGVDWEGVLWTTHGPNLLTSLPVTVARSLGRASDEDLIDAGFAPGSRFLWPYHEKAYWGLTQKIFRAEFDPTYDPRCPGATAGSSLERILAPCASDASYDYASRPASVHRAVARVALTGRIGKPLITLHGDLDTLLPIATDSDVYARMIDARGRGGLHRYYTVQDGTHTDGLYDTYPDRLRPILPCYRSAFAALTEWVEAGTAPPADRTLARPAGGDVVNSCALKTP from the coding sequence ATGCGCCTGATCCGAGGCGTTCCGCTGCTCGCCGTGCTCCTGACCGGGCTGACCGTCGTCGGTCCCGCCGCGCCCGCCGGGGCCGAGCCCGGTCCCCCGGCCGACTGCGCGGGCCGGCACCGGATCCATGTCCCCGGCGCCGAGCACCAGGAGACCGTCTGTCTCGGCGATCTCACGACCGCGGGCCTGGCGGGCACGCCGTACACCGACATGGCCGACCAGGCCGGGCTCGCGGCGAAGGGCACCACGAACCCCTCCGGCGTCCCCGGCATCCAGATCGACGGCTACTTCCCCGACGACTCCCGCCTCAACGCCACGCACGGCTGGGCCCACGACGCCCAGTTCGTGATCCGGCTCCCCGAGAAGTGGAACGGCGGCCTGGTCGTCACGGGCGCGCCCGGCACCCGGCGCCAGTACTCCACCGACGCGCTCATCTCGGACCATGTCCTGGCCCAGGGCTTCGCCTACGCCGCCACCGACAAGGGCAACACCGGGCCGGACTTCTTCACCGACGGGCGCGAGCCGGGCGACGCGGTCGCCGAGTGGAACCACCGGGTGACCGAACTGACGAAGGCCGCCAAGAAGGCCGTACGGCAGCGCTACGGCCGGGCGCCGCAGCGCACGTACATGACGGGCATCTCCAACGCCGGCTATCTGACCCGCTGGCAGCTGGAGAACCGTCCCGAGCTGTACGACGGAGGGGTCGACTGGGAGGGCGTCCTGTGGACCACCCACGGTCCGAACCTGCTCACCAGTCTGCCGGTCACCGTCGCCCGCTCCCTGGGCCGGGCGTCCGACGAGGACCTGATCGACGCCGGTTTCGCGCCGGGATCACGCTTCCTGTGGCCGTACCACGAGAAGGCGTACTGGGGGCTGACGCAGAAGATCTTCCGCGCCGAGTTCGACCCGACGTACGACCCTCGGTGCCCGGGTGCCACGGCCGGTTCGTCGCTCGAACGGATCCTGGCGCCGTGCGCGTCCGACGCCTCGTACGACTACGCCTCCCGTCCCGCGTCCGTGCACCGGGCGGTCGCCCGGGTCGCGCTGACCGGCCGGATCGGCAAGCCGCTGATCACGCTCCACGGCGACCTGGACACGCTGCTGCCGATCGCGACCGACTCCGACGTGTACGCGCGGATGATCGACGCGCGGGGCCGCGGCGGGCTGCACCGGTACTACACGGTCCAGGACGGCACCCACACCGACGGTCTGTACGACACCTACCCGGACCGGCTGCGGCCGATCCTGCCCTGCTACCGCTCGGCGTTCGCGGCGCTCACGGAGTGGGTGGAGGCGGGCACGGCTCCGCCCGCGGACCGTACGCTCGCACGGCCTGCGGGCGGTGACGTGGTCAACTCCTGCGCGCTGAAGACCCCGTAG
- a CDS encoding sensor histidine kinase, with amino-acid sequence MRTPRTTKDADRTAPPQAARGRRAHAGPPADEPTERAPGAPAGQAAPPAPPRRRGLRPRTVRAKIVSLLMVPVVSLLALWGFATVTTAQDIARLRQLQQVDAEIRDPVAAAVTALQAERRAAVRQVASPGTGRATELKDQARRTDAAVARLRLDDRHTVGDTGDLPRDVADRIRQFVTKAEELGRLRTAAAGGSADWDQVYTEYTAAISAAFAVGGALSGIQDAEIGSDARVLLEFGRAGEMLAREDALLGSAHLEGQLTAERLRQFTGAVETRRTLTESATADLRGPERAAWEKLAAQRGYRQLTAAEDRIRAAEPGRKAAQAVPAATWDDAMAVVRGGLTAIETDARRAAAGRADPFAGGVLTAGGAAVLLGLAAVAASLVISVRIGRALVIELISLRNTALGIARRKLPAAMRRLRAGEEIDVHAEAPPGPAPQDEIGQVGEALTTVHRAALSAAVERAELASGISGVFVNLARRSQVLVHRQLNLLDSMERRADDPNELGDLFRLDHLTTRMRRHAESLIILSGAAPGRAWRMPVPLTNVVRAAVSEIEDYARVEVRQLPETAVVGGAVADLTHLLAELIENAAQFSPPHTKVRISGEPVGNGYALEIEDRGLGMGKESLAEANTRIEHSEALDLFDSDRLGLFVVSRLSSRHDIKVHLRTSPYGGTTAVVLLPTDVLQSALPPGTSTPTGRARAEEAPHVPFPAPRHGGRQDGRQQPTAVAPVPSRNHDQNESQSQSQPQSQSPSQPLSRPPRIPALAGQPDAAGPGFHEQPPAGVTSLRQRGRSVPPPQEPPAPPAPAPAPAPAPVDDSGDLPRRVRQASLVPQLREAPPADLPSAPAVQGADERTPEQVRDRMTAYRDGWTRGGGPAPGTRRPLGTGSGRDFGNALGSDPDRDYGRDLGSEGDHA; translated from the coding sequence ATGCGAACTCCCCGCACGACCAAGGACGCCGACAGGACGGCGCCGCCCCAGGCGGCGCGCGGACGGCGCGCGCACGCAGGGCCGCCCGCCGACGAACCGACGGAGCGCGCCCCCGGCGCGCCGGCCGGACAGGCCGCGCCGCCCGCCCCGCCCCGCCGTCGCGGACTGCGCCCCCGCACCGTCCGCGCGAAGATCGTCTCGCTGCTGATGGTGCCCGTCGTCTCACTGCTCGCCCTGTGGGGGTTCGCCACCGTCACCACCGCCCAGGACATCGCCCGGCTGCGCCAGCTCCAGCAGGTCGACGCGGAGATCCGGGACCCCGTCGCCGCCGCCGTCACCGCGCTGCAGGCCGAACGCCGCGCCGCCGTACGCCAGGTCGCCTCGCCCGGCACCGGCCGCGCCACCGAGCTCAAGGACCAGGCCCGGCGCACCGACGCCGCCGTCGCCCGCCTCCGCCTCGACGACCGCCACACCGTCGGCGACACCGGCGACCTGCCCCGCGACGTCGCCGACCGGATCCGGCAGTTCGTCACCAAGGCCGAGGAACTGGGCCGGCTGCGTACCGCCGCGGCCGGCGGCAGCGCCGACTGGGACCAGGTGTACACGGAGTACACCGCGGCGATCAGCGCCGCCTTCGCCGTCGGCGGCGCCCTCAGCGGCATCCAGGACGCGGAGATCGGCTCCGACGCGCGCGTGCTCCTCGAATTCGGCCGTGCCGGCGAGATGCTCGCCCGCGAGGACGCCCTGCTCGGCTCCGCCCACCTCGAAGGACAGCTCACCGCGGAACGGCTCCGGCAGTTCACCGGAGCCGTCGAGACCCGCCGCACGCTCACCGAGTCGGCCACCGCCGACCTGCGCGGCCCCGAGCGCGCCGCCTGGGAGAAGCTCGCCGCCCAGCGCGGCTACCGGCAACTCACCGCCGCGGAGGACCGGATCCGCGCCGCCGAACCCGGCCGCAAGGCCGCCCAGGCGGTGCCGGCCGCCACCTGGGACGATGCCATGGCTGTCGTACGCGGCGGGCTCACGGCGATCGAGACGGACGCCCGGCGTGCCGCCGCCGGGCGCGCGGACCCCTTCGCCGGGGGTGTCCTGACCGCCGGCGGCGCCGCGGTCCTGCTCGGCCTCGCCGCCGTCGCCGCCTCCCTCGTCATCTCCGTACGCATCGGCCGCGCCCTGGTCATCGAGCTGATCAGCCTGCGCAACACCGCCCTGGGGATCGCCCGGCGCAAGCTCCCCGCCGCCATGCGCCGGCTGCGGGCCGGCGAGGAGATCGACGTGCACGCCGAGGCCCCGCCCGGCCCTGCCCCGCAGGACGAGATCGGCCAGGTCGGCGAGGCGCTCACCACCGTCCACCGGGCCGCGCTCTCCGCCGCCGTGGAACGCGCCGAACTCGCCAGCGGCATCTCCGGCGTCTTCGTCAACCTCGCCCGCCGCAGCCAGGTCCTGGTCCACCGCCAGCTCAACCTGCTGGACAGCATGGAGCGCCGGGCCGACGACCCGAACGAACTCGGCGATCTCTTCCGTCTCGACCACCTCACCACCCGGATGCGGCGCCACGCCGAGAGCCTCATCATCCTCTCCGGCGCGGCTCCCGGCCGCGCCTGGCGGATGCCGGTCCCGCTGACCAACGTCGTACGGGCCGCCGTCTCCGAGATCGAGGACTACGCGCGCGTGGAGGTGCGCCAGCTCCCCGAGACGGCCGTCGTCGGCGGCGCCGTCGCCGACCTCACCCACCTGCTGGCCGAACTCATCGAGAACGCCGCCCAGTTCTCCCCGCCCCACACCAAGGTGCGGATCAGCGGCGAACCCGTCGGCAACGGCTACGCCCTGGAGATCGAGGACCGGGGCCTCGGCATGGGCAAGGAGAGCCTCGCCGAGGCCAATACGAGGATCGAGCACTCCGAGGCCCTCGACCTGTTCGACAGCGACCGGCTCGGTCTGTTCGTGGTCAGCCGGCTCTCCTCCCGGCACGACATCAAGGTCCATCTGCGGACCTCGCCCTACGGCGGTACGACGGCGGTCGTCCTGCTGCCCACCGACGTGCTCCAGAGCGCGCTTCCGCCGGGCACGAGCACGCCGACCGGGCGGGCGCGCGCCGAGGAGGCACCGCACGTGCCGTTCCCGGCACCTCGGCACGGCGGCCGCCAGGACGGGCGGCAGCAGCCCACGGCCGTGGCTCCCGTACCGTCCCGGAACCACGACCAGAACGAGTCCCAGTCCCAGTCCCAACCCCAGTCCCAGTCCCCATCCCAGCCCCTGTCGCGCCCGCCGCGCATCCCCGCCCTGGCGGGGCAGCCGGACGCGGCGGGCCCCGGGTTCCACGAGCAGCCTCCGGCCGGAGTCACCAGCCTGCGGCAGCGCGGCCGTTCGGTCCCGCCCCCTCAGGAGCCGCCGGCTCCGCCCGCTCCCGCTCCCGCCCCCGCACCGGCCCCCGTCGACGACTCCGGTGATCTGCCTCGCCGTGTGCGCCAGGCCAGCCTCGTGCCGCAGCTGCGCGAGGCCCCGCCGGCCGACCTCCCCTCCGCCCCGGCGGTCCAGGGCGCGGACGAACGTACCCCTGAACAGGTCAGGGACCGGATGACCGCCTACCGCGACGGCTGGACGCGGGGCGGTGGCCCGGCCCCCGGCACCAGACGCCCTCTCGGAACCGGCTCCGGCCGCGACTTCGGCAACGCCCTCGGCAGCGACCCCGACCGTGACTACGGCCGTGACCTCGGCAGTGAAGGAGACCACGCATGA
- a CDS encoding GTP-binding protein, producing the protein MVYERSESTGAGGGVDTTALALKILVAGGFGVGKTTLVGAVSEIRPLRTEEQLSRAGEAVDDTGGVDQKTTTTVAMDFGRITIRAGLSLYLFGTPGQDRFWFLWDELSQGALGAVVLADTRRLEDCFPAVDYFEHRKIPFVVAVNCFAGARNYGAHEVSRALDLDRGTPVVLCDARDRDSGKEVLIRLVEYAGRMHTARLLDSVG; encoded by the coding sequence ATGGTCTACGAGCGCTCTGAGAGCACCGGTGCGGGCGGTGGCGTGGACACCACGGCCCTCGCGCTGAAGATTCTGGTCGCCGGCGGGTTCGGCGTCGGCAAGACCACCCTGGTGGGCGCGGTCAGCGAGATCCGTCCGCTGCGCACGGAGGAACAGCTCAGCCGGGCAGGGGAGGCCGTGGACGACACCGGGGGCGTCGACCAGAAGACCACCACGACCGTGGCCATGGACTTCGGCCGTATCACGATCCGCGCCGGACTCTCCCTGTACCTCTTCGGTACTCCGGGTCAGGACCGGTTCTGGTTCCTGTGGGACGAGCTGTCGCAGGGGGCGCTCGGGGCGGTCGTCCTCGCCGACACGCGACGACTGGAGGACTGCTTCCCCGCCGTGGACTACTTCGAGCATCGCAAGATCCCCTTCGTCGTCGCGGTCAACTGCTTCGCGGGCGCCCGGAACTACGGCGCGCACGAGGTCTCGCGCGCGCTGGACCTGGACCGGGGCACGCCCGTCGTGCTCTGCGACGCGCGCGACCGGGACTCGGGCAAGGAGGTCCTGATCCGGCTGGTGGAGTACGCGGGGAGGATGCACACGGCCCGGCTGCTCGACTCGGTCGGTTGA
- a CDS encoding roadblock/LC7 domain-containing protein produces the protein MIDHERISHHRSGELDWLLDDLGMRVREVRHTVVLSNDGLAVGASSGLSREDAEHLAAIASGFHSLAKGAGRQFHTGGVRQTMVEMDDGFLFVAAAGDGSCLAVLSSASADIGLIAYEMARLVKRVGEHLHTPPRLTATPPAAG, from the coding sequence ATGATCGACCACGAGAGGATTTCCCACCACCGCTCAGGCGAACTCGACTGGCTCCTCGACGACCTCGGGATGCGAGTCCGCGAAGTCCGCCACACGGTCGTGCTGTCCAACGACGGGCTTGCCGTCGGCGCCTCCAGCGGACTCAGCCGCGAGGACGCCGAGCATCTGGCCGCCATCGCCTCCGGATTCCACAGCCTCGCCAAGGGCGCGGGCCGCCAGTTCCACACCGGGGGCGTGCGCCAGACGATGGTGGAGATGGACGACGGATTCCTGTTCGTCGCCGCCGCCGGCGACGGATCCTGCCTCGCCGTCCTCAGCTCGGCGAGCGCCGACATCGGCCTCATCGCCTACGAGATGGCCCGCCTGGTGAAGCGGGTCGGCGAGCACCTGCACACGCCGCCACGGCTCACCGCGACCCCGCCGGCCGCCGGCTGA
- a CDS encoding class I SAM-dependent methyltransferase: MSDDPTHVQEFFGARAAGWDARFPDDGPAYAAAVAELGLPRGGAVLDAGCGTGRALPPLRAAVGPTGTVIGADLTPEMLDEAVRAGRDGSATLLLTDVARLPLRDGALDAVFGAGLISHLADPAENLRELARVVRHGGRLALFHPIGRAALAARHGRRITDDDLRAEPHLRPLLSASGWQMVSYVDEDDRYLVLAVRQDQ, from the coding sequence ATGAGCGATGACCCCACCCATGTCCAGGAGTTCTTCGGTGCCCGCGCCGCCGGCTGGGACGCCCGTTTCCCCGACGACGGGCCCGCGTACGCCGCCGCCGTCGCCGAACTCGGGCTCCCGCGCGGTGGCGCCGTCCTCGACGCGGGCTGCGGCACCGGCCGCGCCCTGCCCCCGCTGCGCGCGGCCGTGGGCCCGACGGGGACCGTCATCGGTGCCGACCTGACCCCCGAGATGCTGGACGAGGCGGTACGGGCGGGGCGCGACGGGTCCGCGACGCTGCTCCTGACGGACGTCGCCCGGCTGCCGCTGCGCGACGGCGCGCTCGACGCGGTGTTCGGGGCCGGGCTCATCTCCCATCTGGCGGACCCGGCCGAGAACCTGCGCGAACTGGCCCGGGTCGTCCGCCACGGCGGACGGCTCGCCCTCTTCCACCCCATCGGCCGGGCGGCCCTCGCCGCCCGCCACGGACGGCGGATCACGGACGACGATCTGCGCGCCGAGCCCCACCTCCGCCCGCTTCTTTCCGCTTCCGGATGGCAGATGGTCAGTTACGTGGACGAGGACGACCGTTATCTGGTGCTCGCCGTTCGCCAGGATCAGTAA
- a CDS encoding MHYT domain-containing protein, which produces MGHLDHATFGWLTPVLSYAMACIGAALGLRCTVRALDATGRSRRNWLLTAASAIGTGIWTMHFVAMLGFGVTGTDIRYNVPLTILSLLIAMAVVGVGVFAVGHGRDRVRSLLIGGLTTGVGVASMHYMGMAALRLHGQVTYDLLLVALSVVIAVVAATAALWAALNIHAPAAVAVASLVMGAAVSSMHYTGMLAVRVEVVPSAAALSGASAMQFIFPLAVGLGSYLFITSAFVALSPTAKERAAYASAERLTEPDERAVDVAPPGFRPDAQAQGPSLDQAPQAVTRARPETAGATASHGHPAGPVDAGPARP; this is translated from the coding sequence ATGGGACACCTGGACCACGCCACCTTCGGCTGGCTGACACCTGTGCTGTCGTACGCGATGGCCTGCATAGGCGCCGCCCTCGGGCTGCGCTGCACCGTTCGAGCGCTCGACGCGACCGGCCGATCGCGGCGCAACTGGCTGCTCACCGCCGCGTCCGCCATCGGCACCGGCATCTGGACGATGCACTTCGTCGCGATGCTCGGCTTCGGCGTGACCGGGACCGACATCCGCTACAACGTGCCGCTGACCATCCTCAGCCTGCTCATCGCGATGGCCGTCGTCGGCGTCGGCGTCTTCGCCGTCGGACACGGCCGCGACCGGGTCCGCTCCCTCCTGATCGGCGGTCTGACGACCGGCGTCGGGGTCGCGAGCATGCACTACATGGGCATGGCAGCGCTGCGGCTGCACGGGCAGGTCACGTACGACCTCCTGCTCGTCGCGCTCTCCGTCGTCATCGCGGTCGTCGCGGCGACGGCGGCGCTCTGGGCGGCGCTCAACATCCACGCGCCGGCCGCCGTGGCGGTCGCCTCCCTCGTCATGGGAGCCGCCGTCAGCAGCATGCACTACACCGGCATGCTCGCCGTCCGCGTCGAGGTCGTCCCCTCGGCGGCCGCGCTCTCCGGAGCCTCGGCCATGCAGTTCATCTTCCCCCTCGCCGTCGGTCTCGGCTCCTATCTCTTCATCACCTCGGCCTTCGTCGCCCTCTCCCCGACCGCCAAGGAACGCGCCGCGTACGCCTCAGCCGAACGCCTCACCGAACCGGACGAGCGCGCGGTCGACGTGGCACCCCCCGGCTTCCGGCCGGACGCCCAGGCTCAGGGACCGTCCCTGGACCAGGCGCCCCAGGCGGTGACCCGGGCCAGGCCGGAGACCGCGGGCGCCACGGCCTCCCACGGCCACCCGGCGGGCCCCGTGGACGCGGGCCCCGCCCGCCCCTAG
- a CDS encoding roadblock/LC7 domain-containing protein produces the protein MALDKGLDWLLDDLTHRVEYIRHALVLSNDGLVTGASSGLEREDAEHLAAVSSGLHSLARGSGRHFQAGRARQTMVEFDEALLFVTAAGEGSCLCVLSGAEADVGQVAYEMTLLVNRVGEHLGVAARQPGRAGIAEL, from the coding sequence ATGGCGCTGGACAAGGGACTGGACTGGCTCCTTGACGACTTGACCCACCGGGTCGAGTACATACGGCACGCGCTGGTGCTGTCCAACGACGGGCTGGTGACGGGCGCGAGCAGTGGCCTGGAACGGGAGGACGCCGAGCATCTGGCCGCCGTCTCCTCGGGACTGCACAGCCTGGCCCGCGGATCCGGCCGGCACTTCCAGGCCGGTCGCGCCCGGCAGACGATGGTCGAGTTCGACGAGGCCCTGCTCTTCGTGACGGCGGCGGGCGAGGGCAGTTGCCTGTGCGTGCTGAGCGGCGCCGAGGCCGATGTCGGCCAGGTCGCCTACGAGATGACGCTGCTCGTGAACCGGGTCGGCGAGCATCTCGGCGTGGCGGCGCGGCAGCCGGGGCGGGCGGGCATCGCAGAGCTCTGA
- a CDS encoding fatty acid desaturase family protein, with protein sequence MPQATATLTAPDRAPAPRRGGDSRRGGGSEFAPLLRTIKEQGLLERRTGWYARGMAVNLLGLAAVAAGLVLLGPSWWALLLAVPLALLSARVAFVGHDAGHAQIGADRRLNRTIQLVHANLLLGMSQEWWNDKHNRHHANPNHLDKDPDVAADVLVFAAHQTTGLAGFRGWLTRHQAWLFFPLTTLEGIALKVYGFQALFSKNGPFRTRRERLVEGALLLAHVAGYAALLLTTLTVGQALLFAMIHQMLLGLHLGMAFAPNHKGMEMPDAHPDGDSWGHLRRQVLTSRNIRGGVLTDWFLGGLNYQIEHHLFPSMPRPHLRLAQPAVRAHCRTVGIPYTETGFVESYRQALGHLHEVGEPLRSAA encoded by the coding sequence ATGCCCCAGGCCACCGCAACGCTCACGGCGCCCGATCGGGCCCCTGCCCCCAGGAGGGGCGGCGACAGCAGAAGGGGCGGCGGCAGTGAGTTCGCACCCCTGCTGCGCACGATCAAGGAACAGGGGCTGCTCGAACGCAGGACCGGCTGGTACGCGCGCGGCATGGCCGTCAACCTCCTCGGCCTCGCCGCCGTCGCCGCGGGGCTCGTCCTGCTCGGCCCGTCCTGGTGGGCCCTGCTCCTCGCCGTCCCGCTCGCCCTGCTCTCGGCCCGCGTCGCGTTCGTCGGACACGACGCCGGCCACGCGCAGATCGGCGCGGACCGCAGGCTGAACCGGACCATCCAGCTCGTCCACGCCAACCTCCTGCTCGGCATGAGCCAGGAGTGGTGGAACGACAAGCACAACCGCCACCACGCCAACCCCAACCACCTCGACAAGGACCCGGACGTCGCGGCCGACGTCCTCGTCTTCGCCGCGCACCAGACCACCGGCCTCGCCGGCTTCCGTGGCTGGCTCACCCGCCACCAGGCCTGGCTGTTCTTCCCGCTGACCACGCTGGAGGGCATCGCGCTCAAGGTCTACGGATTCCAGGCCCTGTTCTCCAAGAACGGTCCCTTCCGGACCCGGCGCGAGCGGCTCGTCGAGGGAGCCCTCCTCCTCGCCCATGTCGCCGGCTACGCGGCCCTGCTGCTCACCACCCTCACCGTCGGCCAGGCCCTGCTCTTCGCCATGATCCACCAGATGCTCCTCGGGCTGCACCTGGGCATGGCCTTCGCCCCCAACCACAAGGGCATGGAGATGCCCGACGCCCACCCGGACGGCGACAGCTGGGGCCACCTGCGCCGCCAGGTGCTCACCTCGCGCAACATCCGGGGCGGGGTCCTGACCGACTGGTTCCTGGGCGGACTGAACTACCAGATCGAGCACCACCTCTTCCCGAGCATGCCCAGGCCCCATCTTCGACTCGCCCAGCCCGCCGTGCGTGCGCACTGCCGTACCGTGGGTATCCCCTACACAGAGACCGGTTTCGTCGAGTCCTACCGACAGGCGCTCGGACATCTGCACGAGGTCGGCGAGCCGCTGCGCTCGGCAGCGTGA
- a CDS encoding MOSC domain-containing protein: MSSATVTTVSSNGVYSFTKPNRDSITLLAGLGVEGDVHCGVTVKHRSRVAKDPTVPNLRQVHLIHAELFDEVAGSGFEVAPGDLGENVTTRGIDLLGLPTGTRLHLGAEAVVEVTGLRNPCAQIDTYQHGLLKQVLGRDENGQIVRKAGIMSVVLTGGEVRPGDPIRVELPAEPHRPLEMV, from the coding sequence ATGAGCAGCGCTACCGTCACGACGGTCAGCAGCAACGGCGTCTACTCGTTCACCAAGCCGAACCGGGACAGCATCACGCTGCTCGCCGGCCTCGGGGTGGAGGGTGACGTGCACTGCGGAGTGACGGTCAAGCACCGCTCCCGCGTGGCCAAGGACCCCACCGTGCCCAACCTGCGCCAGGTGCACCTGATCCACGCGGAGCTCTTCGACGAGGTCGCCGGGTCCGGCTTCGAGGTCGCCCCCGGCGACCTCGGCGAGAACGTCACCACCCGGGGCATCGACCTCCTCGGCCTGCCGACCGGCACCCGGCTGCACCTCGGCGCCGAGGCCGTCGTCGAGGTCACCGGCCTGCGCAACCCCTGCGCGCAGATCGACACGTACCAGCACGGACTGCTCAAGCAGGTCCTCGGTCGCGACGAGAACGGGCAGATCGTCCGCAAGGCCGGGATCATGAGCGTCGTGCTGACGGGCGGCGAGGTGCGGCCCGGCGACCCCATACGGGTCGAGCTGCCGGCCGAGCCGCACCGCCCCCTGGAGATGGTCTGA
- a CDS encoding DUF742 domain-containing protein produces the protein MNEDRTGDDPSAPGSRWYDADAGPLVRPYAMTGGRTKPGPSNVRFDLIALVVVDDDPPGPSEESLLGPEHRALLTLCRAETQSVAELAADADLPVGVVRVLLGDLLEAGFVKVSRPVPPAQLPDERILREVIDGLRAL, from the coding sequence ATGAACGAGGACAGGACCGGCGACGACCCGTCCGCGCCGGGCAGTCGCTGGTACGACGCGGACGCCGGGCCGCTCGTCCGGCCGTACGCCATGACCGGCGGCCGCACCAAGCCCGGACCCAGCAACGTACGGTTCGACCTCATCGCACTCGTCGTCGTCGACGACGACCCGCCCGGCCCGTCCGAGGAGTCGCTCCTCGGCCCGGAGCACCGGGCCCTGCTCACCCTGTGCCGGGCCGAGACGCAGTCGGTGGCCGAACTCGCCGCCGACGCGGACCTGCCCGTCGGAGTCGTCCGGGTCCTCCTCGGCGACCTCCTCGAAGCGGGCTTCGTCAAGGTCAGCCGACCCGTACCGCCCGCACAGCTGCCCGACGAACGGATCCTGAGGGAAGTCATCGATGGTCTACGAGCGCTCTGA